CGCCTGGTGGCGGGCTACATCGTTACTTCAAGTATCCGAAGGACGCGGCCATTCGCAACAAGGCTGGACTGGCGGGGGCCTCGGGCGTCGATATCCGGGGCGACGGCGGATACGTTGTCGCCCCGCCATCGCTTCATCCAAATGGGGGACGCTATGAATGGTGCAGCGAAGAGCCGAACCTCGCCGACCTCCCCCCTGCGTGGGTGAATCTACTCGCCGAACCTTTGCCTGTGACGTCAGCCGACTCGAAGAAGAACGGCCGCCCAGTCGCTGCACTGTCCAAACGAACACTCGATTTCATCGTCAACGGTGCTGCCGAGGGGAAGCGCAACGACGAGTTATTCCGCGCAGCCGCCGACATGGCGGGGTGCGGTTGGACCCTTGAGGAAGCAACAGAGAAGCTTCTAACCGGCTGCGCTGCGTGTAGTCCACCCCTAACGGACCAAAAGGAATTCAAAAACACCGTCGCGTCAGCCTTTGGTAAACATCGCACGCCGGCCGTGCCGGCGGAAGCCAGATCTCCGGTGCTTGCCACGCGGCAAAGGGCATGGCCGAAGCCTCCCGGGGCCGCCGCGTATTACGGTCTCGCCGGAAAGATCGTGCGAATGGTCGAGCCGCACACCGAGGCGGACCCGGCGGCGATCCTGGTTCAGTTTCACGTGGCCTTCGGTAGCGTCATCGGCCGGAGCGCCCATTTCCGCGTCGAGGGGGATCAGCATTTTACCACGATGTACGCTGTGCTTGTGGGGCCGACCTCGAAGGGCCGCAAAGGAACCAGCGCCGGACGGACGTTTGCACTTTTCGGATCGATTGATAACGCCTGGCGGGAAAACCGGGTTGCCGCTGGCGGCATGTCGTCGGGCGAAGGATTGATCTGGGCGGTCCGCGATCCAATCCAAAAGCGCGAACCGGTTCGTGAAGGGAGCGGGGCCAAACGCCGGATCGTCCGCTACGACGACGTCGAGATTGATGCGGGAGAACCGGACAAACGGCTGCTGATCGTCGAATCCGAATTTGGCGGAGTGCTCAAAGTCATGTCGCGCGAAGGAAATACGCTGTCGCCGGTCATGCGGCGAGCCTGGGACGGTGCACATATTCTGAAGTCGATCACTAAAAATTCGCCGGCAACGTCGACAGGCGCTCACATCAGTATTGTCGGGCACATCACCAAGGACGAACTCCTCCGGCATCTGGACGACACGGAGATTCTGAATGGGCTCGGCAATCGTTTTCTGTGGGTCGTCGTCCGGCGATCCAAGTGCCTGCCCGATGGCGGCGGCGCGATGTCCGGTGTCGAGCGGGTGGTCGGCGAGCTGCGTCAGGCTATCGAGTTTGCCCGCAATGTGGACGAGGTCCGGCGGGACGACAACGCGCGGAAGCTCTGGCACGAAGTTTACCCCGCTCTATCGGAAGGACGTCCAGGGCTCCTCGGTGCGGCGCTGTCCAGGGCCGAGGCACAGGTCATGCGGTTGTCCGTGCTTTATGCCCTCGAGGACCAATCGGAAGTAATCCGACGAGAGCATCTTGAAGCGGCCCTTGCCCTTTGGGAGTTCTGCGAGCGGTCTGCGGAATACACCTTCGGCGACGCCTTGGGCGATCCCGTGGCGGACACGATTCTGGGGGCGCTTCGCCAAAACCCGAGTGGATTGGAACGACGGCAAATCCACGAGCTGTTTGGACGGCATCGCCGGGCGGGGGAGATCGATCGGGCGCTGGGAGTCCTTCTCCAGTCCGGAATGGCCCGATGTGTCCAACGGCACACTGGCGGCCGGCCAGCCGAACTCTGGATTGCCACGGCTGCCCCGTGCGAACAAAGCGAAAAAAGCGAAATAAGTCCCGAGTCGGCGGCGCTTAATTCGCATAATTCGCTTAATTCGCCACCCATGGCACGGCAACCAGCAGACGCGAACATCCAGATGGAGGGGACATTACCTAAGAACTCTTCACATGGACTTAATCAGGAACCCCAAAAAGCCACGTCCATGGGGTGCGAAGAAAGCGAAATAAGCGAAAAAAGTATCACCACGCCGGATTCGTCGGAATCAGCGGTCCCCGCGGAGTTGGACCCGGATCTGATTGAGGATGCGTCCGTGGCGAAGGCACTCTTGGGTGAGACGTTGTCAGGAATCAATCCCACGAATCGGGGGCCATGGAAATGATTGCGATCAGCAAGGAAGTCATCCCGCCGGACCTTTGGTTTCGCGCGGCAATCGTCTTGATCAAGCAACAAACGGACTCGGACCAACGGGCGGAGTTGCGGGAGCTTTTCGAGCATCGGGCAGCGGTCGCGGAATACGACGGCGGCCTGAGCCGGGCTGATGCGGAGCGAGTCGCCTTCCGCGAACTGCGCCAGGCCGTGGCAAGTGCAAATGGAGAGGCGCATGCCTGATCTCACGCTTGGCCGTAGTCCTACCTGGCCGATACGGCCGCCGAGGACCGCGCGGAGTGCCGCATGCATGGCACCTGGGAGTTCTATGGTTCCTTCCCGGCGAAGATGCGCGCTCGATGCCCGTGGGAATAGC
This window of the Phycisphaerae bacterium genome carries:
- a CDS encoding bifunctional DNA primase/polymerase; the protein is MTIDETLPHALALAERGWRVFPVGRDKKPLVKAWPTAATTDTEQVREWWAKAYRQGGIGIACGAASDLVVIDTDPRHGGDAGLVVLEERYGTLPPTVMVKTPGGGLHRYFKYPKDAAIRNKAGLAGASGVDIRGDGGYVVAPPSLHPNGGRYEWCSEEPNLADLPPAWVNLLAEPLPVTSADSKKNGRPVAALSKRTLDFIVNGAAEGKRNDELFRAAADMAGCGWTLEEATEKLLTGCAACSPPLTDQKEFKNTVASAFGKHRTPAVPAEARSPVLATRQRAWPKPPGAAAYYGLAGKIVRMVEPHTEADPAAILVQFHVAFGSVIGRSAHFRVEGDQHFTTMYAVLVGPTSKGRKGTSAGRTFALFGSIDNAWRENRVAAGGMSSGEGLIWAVRDPIQKREPVREGSGAKRRIVRYDDVEIDAGEPDKRLLIVESEFGGVLKVMSREGNTLSPVMRRAWDGAHILKSITKNSPATSTGAHISIVGHITKDELLRHLDDTEILNGLGNRFLWVVVRRSKCLPDGGGAMSGVERVVGELRQAIEFARNVDEVRRDDNARKLWHEVYPALSEGRPGLLGAALSRAEAQVMRLSVLYALEDQSEVIRREHLEAALALWEFCERSAEYTFGDALGDPVADTILGALRQNPSGLERRQIHELFGRHRRAGEIDRALGVLLQSGMARCVQRHTGGRPAELWIATAAPCEQSEKSEISPESAALNSHNSLNSPPMARQPADANIQMEGTLPKNSSHGLNQEPQKATSMGCEESEISEKSITTPDSSESAVPAELDPDLIEDASVAKALLGETLSGINPTNRGPWK